The following coding sequences lie in one Changpingibacter yushuensis genomic window:
- a CDS encoding DUF47 domain-containing protein gives MARKKFQKSDSLFELLTTQSQFLIKSADLLGQVIGADPQSRIELNDKLHKAEHGADEACHAVLHKINQSFVLPFDREDLYTLSIVMDDCVDFMDEAGDNIVLYKPGSLPDGVLTQVEILRNCAKLTHDIMGRLAVIDSGTRDYWIEINQLENQGDQVYRAMVSELFDGATDALEVLRVKLVLDAIENAIDGFERLSGTVESIAIKES, from the coding sequence GTGGCTCGCAAGAAGTTCCAAAAATCTGACTCGCTCTTCGAACTGTTGACCACTCAGTCACAGTTCCTCATCAAGTCCGCTGACCTCCTTGGTCAAGTCATCGGTGCCGATCCGCAGAGCCGGATAGAGCTCAACGACAAGCTACATAAGGCTGAACACGGGGCAGACGAAGCGTGCCACGCTGTGCTTCACAAGATCAATCAGTCATTCGTGCTTCCCTTTGATCGTGAGGATCTCTACACGCTGTCAATTGTTATGGATGACTGTGTGGACTTCATGGACGAAGCTGGTGACAACATCGTTCTGTACAAGCCGGGATCGCTTCCCGACGGCGTCCTGACCCAAGTGGAGATCCTGCGCAACTGCGCCAAGTTGACCCACGACATCATGGGGCGCCTCGCTGTCATCGATTCGGGCACGCGGGACTATTGGATTGAGATCAATCAGCTGGAGAATCAAGGTGATCAGGTCTACCGCGCTATGGTCTCCGAACTCTTCGATGGCGCCACAGATGCCCTTGAAGTACTCCGAGTAAAACTCGTCCTAGATGCCATTGAGAACGCGATCGATGGCTTCGAACGCCTCAGCGGCACTGTCGAGTCGATCGCGATCAAGGAGTCCTGA
- a CDS encoding transketolase family protein, producing the protein MTAVQFSLPASVESDIIRHARVIPLDVVQAKGNGHAGTAVGLTPLSTTLYNHHLRHNPAHPDWVARDRFILSCGHTSLSLYLQLFLSGYGLEMSDLQAARKLGSITPGHPERGVTAGVEMSTGPLGQGLCAAVGVAMAERRVREMLTPGQSLDESPFGYRTWCLASDGDMFEGISSEAAALAGTVGLPGLIVLWDDNGISIDGPTSISTQEDVAGRFASAGWRVLEIGDAENTAAISQALDAACEPDSQARPTFIRVRTRIGNPMPTVGGTSKAHAGAVGADEIAATKQILGLDPHESCSMPQPLLEASREWARRRGAELEKKWEQGYATWRSNNAAGAKLFDRLASQALPKEWDAELPDFTEQTLATRVASGQVLTSLVTAIPEIWGGSCDLSGSTSTDCGGVLEPFTRVHAGRSVYFGIREHAQAATLSGMCLSGLTRPFGSTYLAFSDYQKPAIRLASIMKLPSIFIWTHDSLAVGEDGPTHQPVEQIATLRAVPGFSVIRPGDAWETRAVWTRIVSRRDGPVGLVLSRQNLPVLHEYRDIVAQGAQRGGYVLADFPSDSQPQVILIATGSEVHVALKARERLAHSGISARVVSMPCVEWFEAQNQKYRDSVLPPLLRARVSVEAGIGAPWGAYVGLDGACVSVEQFGQSGDGAVQLADAGFTADHVSAVATRIVNQLL; encoded by the coding sequence ATGACAGCCGTTCAATTCTCTCTGCCTGCGAGCGTCGAATCAGACATTATTCGCCACGCTAGGGTTATCCCTCTTGACGTGGTGCAAGCAAAAGGAAACGGACATGCCGGAACGGCAGTTGGATTGACTCCGCTCTCAACCACGCTGTACAACCATCACCTTCGGCACAACCCAGCCCATCCTGACTGGGTGGCGCGAGATCGGTTCATCCTTTCGTGTGGCCACACATCGCTCTCGCTCTACCTTCAACTCTTCCTATCCGGCTACGGACTGGAGATGAGTGATCTCCAAGCTGCCCGCAAACTCGGCTCCATCACGCCCGGCCACCCTGAACGTGGAGTCACGGCAGGCGTCGAGATGTCCACTGGTCCGCTCGGGCAAGGACTCTGCGCGGCCGTTGGAGTAGCCATGGCCGAGCGCCGTGTCCGTGAGATGCTTACCCCCGGTCAGTCGCTGGACGAAAGCCCATTCGGATATCGGACGTGGTGTTTGGCCTCCGATGGTGACATGTTCGAAGGCATTTCTTCTGAAGCCGCGGCACTAGCGGGAACCGTGGGACTACCCGGGCTGATCGTGTTGTGGGACGACAACGGAATCAGTATTGACGGGCCAACATCAATTTCAACGCAAGAAGATGTAGCAGGGCGCTTCGCGAGCGCCGGATGGCGCGTGTTGGAGATTGGCGACGCCGAAAACACTGCGGCTATCTCCCAAGCGCTTGATGCCGCCTGTGAGCCGGACTCGCAGGCTCGTCCGACCTTCATTCGGGTGCGCACTCGAATCGGAAACCCTATGCCCACGGTCGGCGGAACGTCCAAAGCACACGCAGGAGCAGTAGGGGCCGATGAGATCGCAGCCACTAAGCAGATCCTTGGTCTTGATCCACATGAGTCGTGTTCTATGCCGCAACCGCTTCTTGAGGCATCGCGCGAATGGGCGCGGCGCCGAGGGGCTGAGTTAGAGAAGAAGTGGGAGCAGGGGTATGCCACATGGCGATCGAACAACGCCGCTGGCGCCAAGTTGTTCGATCGCCTCGCATCTCAGGCGCTCCCTAAGGAGTGGGATGCCGAACTCCCTGACTTCACTGAGCAGACCCTTGCCACGCGGGTCGCCAGCGGGCAGGTGCTCACCTCGCTTGTCACTGCAATTCCGGAGATCTGGGGAGGCTCATGTGATCTCAGCGGCTCAACTTCGACCGATTGTGGCGGCGTACTTGAACCATTCACACGCGTACACGCTGGGCGTTCGGTTTACTTTGGGATTCGCGAGCACGCTCAGGCCGCAACGCTTTCTGGAATGTGCCTCTCAGGACTGACCCGGCCGTTCGGTTCCACTTACCTCGCCTTCTCGGATTATCAGAAACCAGCCATTCGGCTTGCCAGCATCATGAAGCTGCCATCGATCTTCATCTGGACGCATGACTCCCTTGCAGTTGGTGAAGACGGCCCCACTCATCAGCCTGTGGAACAGATTGCGACTCTTCGTGCCGTTCCCGGATTCAGTGTCATACGACCGGGAGACGCGTGGGAAACTCGAGCAGTGTGGACGCGGATTGTTTCTCGGAGGGACGGTCCCGTTGGCCTAGTTCTCTCACGTCAGAATCTTCCTGTACTCCACGAGTATCGGGACATCGTAGCCCAAGGAGCTCAGCGGGGAGGCTACGTGCTCGCGGACTTCCCCAGTGATTCACAACCACAGGTGATACTCATAGCCACGGGCTCAGAGGTTCACGTTGCTCTGAAAGCTCGGGAGCGACTCGCACACAGTGGTATCAGCGCCCGGGTAGTCTCCATGCCCTGCGTGGAGTGGTTCGAGGCGCAGAATCAGAAGTATCGGGATTCCGTGTTGCCTCCGTTGTTGCGCGCCCGAGTCAGCGTGGAAGCAGGAATTGGTGCACCGTGGGGCGCATACGTGGGACTCGACGGCGCGTGTGTTAGCGTCGAGCAGTTCGGGCAATCCGGCGACGGCGCCGTTCAACTCGCCGATGCAGGTTTCACTGCTGACCACGTGTCCGCTGTTGCCACGCGCATTGTGAACCAGCTTCTCTGA
- a CDS encoding winged helix-turn-helix transcriptional regulator, whose product MADLVLMTSEHDGAAAVLPGLTLLTLDVETAPLTTSALAANLEMQAIILDGRRDLVSARALCRAATGAMEAPPILLVLEEGGFAVVAVSWGAADTVLHSAPPAEIQARIRMMCDRANAQVSQTSEVVVEAAGISIDANAFTVKAGGRLLDLTYKEFELLRFLAAHPGQVISRETLLQEVWGYNYYGGSRTVDVHIRRLRAKLSPEFDSVISTVRNVGYRFDA is encoded by the coding sequence GTGGCCGACTTAGTGTTGATGACTTCTGAGCACGACGGCGCTGCTGCCGTATTGCCCGGCCTCACACTTCTCACACTTGATGTTGAGACGGCACCACTGACAACCTCTGCGCTGGCAGCAAATCTGGAGATGCAGGCGATCATCCTTGATGGGCGGCGCGATCTGGTCTCCGCGCGCGCATTGTGCCGGGCGGCAACTGGCGCGATGGAAGCACCCCCAATCCTCCTTGTCTTGGAAGAAGGTGGCTTCGCAGTGGTGGCTGTATCGTGGGGTGCCGCAGACACCGTTCTGCACTCGGCTCCCCCCGCTGAGATTCAGGCCCGCATTCGCATGATGTGTGACAGGGCCAACGCGCAAGTCTCACAAACGTCCGAGGTCGTGGTCGAAGCCGCAGGGATCTCTATCGATGCCAACGCCTTCACAGTGAAGGCTGGCGGACGGCTCCTAGACCTGACATACAAGGAGTTCGAGTTGTTGCGATTCTTGGCAGCGCATCCCGGTCAGGTCATCTCCCGCGAAACCCTCCTCCAAGAGGTGTGGGGCTACAACTACTACGGCGGCTCACGCACTGTGGACGTACATATCCGCCGGCTGCGGGCGAAGCTGAGTCCTGAGTTCGACTCCGTCATCTCCACGGTTCGAAACGTCGGCTACAGATTTGATGCATAA
- a CDS encoding DUF2516 family protein, translating to MTQLLLGYIVPLALLLFVGWAFFECLRRNSEQYTLARLSKNWWIGILLLALLVQGNRFVWWVPLPSSWLLSLAALFAAVYFLGPECQRMGPRGRRQSRGQRGGW from the coding sequence ATGACTCAGCTTTTATTGGGCTACATCGTGCCCTTAGCACTGTTGTTATTCGTTGGGTGGGCGTTCTTCGAATGCCTACGCAGGAACTCCGAGCAGTACACGCTGGCTCGGCTCAGCAAGAACTGGTGGATCGGGATTCTCCTGTTGGCATTGCTCGTGCAAGGCAACCGATTCGTGTGGTGGGTTCCGTTGCCATCCAGTTGGTTGCTTTCACTTGCTGCGCTCTTTGCTGCGGTGTACTTCTTGGGCCCCGAATGCCAGCGAATGGGACCACGTGGGCGGCGGCAAAGCCGCGGTCAACGCGGAGGATGGTGA
- a CDS encoding ROK family transcriptional regulator, which produces MTESASPASAIVEVLRRRQSTQAEIMEATGLSRVTIHGQLGALEEAGVVCQGPRTVETGGRPARRYKLDPSYGRVLVADIGTSVVRTGVASIDGSLLASSSAQIPAFENPDEALRELFDAFARMRAMDSIPIRAISVGIPVPVNPHTGRPQVSARHSQWRSQELPEKLAGFCDGPFLVAHDVDLMALAEQRTVRPDTSVLMLIKVGMGIGCSVIYRGEPIVGETGGAFEIGHMQGTHVHSRGAGRVRCPRGHDDCLESVAGGRAIASSLMWEGISATSSTEIMNLAVAGNTLVRDELYATGRKVGEAAAPLINMLNPGVIVVGGNLTAYSDLVSQGFRESALLGTAQVVRDAVQIVPAKLGTQGGLIGASLVALDSVLSSDSLATAIAGNGGSDDGARGSRSTRDDSSDDDAEDSDAASLENDATVR; this is translated from the coding sequence ATGACTGAATCAGCCTCACCGGCCTCGGCAATCGTCGAAGTGCTCAGGCGCAGACAATCCACGCAGGCCGAAATCATGGAAGCCACGGGGCTCTCGCGCGTGACGATACATGGACAGCTAGGGGCCCTCGAAGAGGCCGGCGTGGTGTGCCAAGGACCGCGAACTGTCGAGACCGGCGGGCGTCCAGCTCGCAGGTACAAACTGGATCCTTCATACGGCCGCGTGTTGGTAGCGGACATTGGAACCTCAGTGGTGCGCACGGGCGTGGCCTCCATAGACGGGAGTTTGCTGGCGTCGTCGTCGGCACAAATACCCGCATTCGAGAATCCGGACGAAGCTCTCCGCGAGTTGTTTGACGCGTTCGCCAGAATGCGCGCCATGGACTCAATCCCGATTCGTGCCATATCAGTGGGGATTCCCGTGCCCGTGAACCCGCATACGGGCCGGCCACAGGTATCGGCGCGCCACTCGCAATGGCGTTCACAAGAGCTCCCCGAGAAGCTGGCGGGCTTCTGTGACGGGCCGTTTCTCGTGGCCCACGATGTTGACCTTATGGCACTCGCGGAGCAGCGAACTGTTCGGCCTGATACCTCAGTGCTCATGCTGATTAAGGTGGGCATGGGCATCGGGTGTTCGGTGATCTACCGAGGTGAACCGATAGTCGGCGAAACCGGTGGAGCTTTCGAGATCGGCCACATGCAAGGCACGCACGTGCACTCGCGCGGTGCTGGGCGCGTGAGATGCCCCCGCGGTCACGACGATTGCCTCGAGTCAGTTGCCGGCGGGCGTGCTATCGCATCATCGCTGATGTGGGAAGGTATTTCAGCTACCTCCTCAACCGAAATCATGAATCTGGCGGTGGCCGGAAACACGCTTGTGCGCGATGAACTGTATGCCACCGGAAGAAAAGTTGGCGAAGCGGCAGCTCCACTGATCAACATGCTTAACCCTGGCGTAATCGTGGTGGGAGGAAACCTTACTGCCTACTCCGATCTGGTCTCGCAAGGGTTCCGTGAGTCCGCGCTGCTTGGCACGGCGCAGGTGGTGCGCGATGCCGTCCAGATAGTCCCCGCCAAGCTGGGCACGCAGGGCGGCTTGATTGGCGCCTCACTTGTTGCGCTGGATTCGGTTCTTTCCTCCGATAGTCTCGCAACCGCTATCGCAGGCAATGGTGGTTCCGACGACGGCGCCCGCGGCTCCCGTTCTACGCGCGATGACAGTTCCGATGACGATGCCGAAGATTCTGACGCTGCTTCACTGGAGAACGACGCCACTGTGCGCTGA
- a CDS encoding YgfZ/GcvT domain-containing protein — protein sequence MSDSQPTRRVSPLLQLEGAVANEDESSPDYGTALHYSSPSREERALLAGQAFTDLSHCEVLQLTGPDRISWLNSLTTQKIDQIHAGESTELLLLDPNGHLQNAVGVFEDGVTTWLIADSGWGQPMADFLTSMKFMMRVEVSVREDLAILGALGTAADSLHDVAATAQSLGSEGELPVLWRDPWPGTGPGSATYGPSDAEHPARERAVYLAIVERKELLAAAEQLITMGLQPAGTQAWEAVRVTSWRPRPAMEIVERALPHELDWLRTAVHLEKGCYRGQETVAKLINLGRPPRRLVMLYLEGPVDELPNHGDDVVVDERVVGTITSAVRDSEDGPVALALVRRNVPVDRVLEVGNFRGGQQVIVDPGGKSSVSPSSRPGAEFRGRR from the coding sequence ATGAGCGATTCGCAGCCAACTCGCCGAGTGAGCCCGCTGCTCCAACTGGAGGGCGCTGTGGCGAACGAGGATGAGTCCAGCCCCGATTACGGCACGGCTCTGCACTACTCCAGCCCCTCACGTGAAGAACGGGCGCTGCTGGCGGGTCAGGCATTCACGGACCTCTCTCACTGTGAAGTCCTCCAGCTCACTGGTCCGGACAGGATCTCGTGGCTCAACTCTCTGACCACGCAAAAGATCGATCAGATTCACGCGGGCGAATCAACTGAACTGCTGCTGCTCGATCCCAACGGCCATCTCCAGAATGCCGTAGGAGTATTCGAGGATGGCGTTACCACCTGGCTTATTGCAGATTCGGGTTGGGGCCAGCCGATGGCGGACTTCCTCACGTCGATGAAGTTCATGATGCGGGTTGAGGTGAGTGTGCGAGAAGACCTCGCAATCCTTGGCGCGCTTGGAACGGCGGCAGATTCCCTGCATGACGTTGCGGCAACGGCACAGAGCCTCGGATCCGAAGGTGAACTCCCAGTATTGTGGCGCGATCCGTGGCCAGGCACAGGCCCGGGGAGTGCCACCTATGGCCCATCGGATGCCGAGCATCCGGCGCGTGAGCGCGCGGTGTATCTGGCCATCGTGGAGCGAAAGGAACTGCTGGCTGCAGCTGAGCAGCTCATCACCATGGGACTCCAACCTGCAGGAACGCAGGCATGGGAGGCAGTACGCGTGACGAGCTGGCGCCCGCGCCCCGCTATGGAGATCGTTGAACGCGCACTTCCTCATGAACTCGACTGGCTCCGCACGGCCGTCCACCTTGAGAAAGGCTGCTACCGCGGCCAAGAAACGGTGGCTAAGCTCATCAACCTTGGGCGCCCACCGCGGCGCCTAGTCATGTTGTACCTCGAAGGCCCGGTTGACGAACTCCCGAATCATGGCGACGACGTCGTCGTCGACGAACGCGTGGTTGGAACCATTACGAGCGCGGTTCGCGACAGCGAGGATGGTCCGGTGGCGTTGGCCTTGGTGCGGCGCAACGTTCCAGTGGATCGCGTGCTGGAGGTAGGCAACTTCCGCGGGGGGCAACAAGTGATCGTTGATCCGGGTGGCAAGTCAAGTGTTTCGCCTTCAAGCCGCCCGGGTGCGGAGTTTCGGGGAAGGCGATGA
- a CDS encoding ATP-dependent Clp protease ATP-binding subunit, giving the protein MFERFTDRARRVIVLAQEEARNLKHNYLGTEHILLGLIREGEGVAAKALEALGITLDDVRAQVIDIIGEGQEPPSGHIPFTPRAKKVIEYAMREGLQLGHSYIGTEHLLLGLTREPDGVAAQVLVKLGADMPRVRNQVNQLISGFQGKEPVGVGNGAREGQKAGSTVLDQFGRNLTQSAREHKLDPVIGRHVETERVMQVLSRRTKNNPVLIGEPGVGKTAVVEGLAQAIASGDVPETLKDKQLYSLDMGSLVAGSRYRGDFEERMKKILKEINTRGDIILFIDEIHTLVGAGAAEGALDAASLLKPMMARGELQVIGATTLDEYRKHIEKDAALERRFQPIQVDQPTIAQAVEILKGLRDRYESFHRVTITDEALEAAVTLSDRYVNDRFLPDKAIDLIDEAGARLAIRKMTAPPELRELDENIASVRRQKEAAIDGQDFEKAASLRDEEQRLTGQREEREQAWKDGDMDVVSVVDEDLINEVLSMSTGIPVFRLTEAESAKLLRMEDELHKRVIGQDEAVTALSQAIRRTRAGLKDPNRPGGSFIFAGPTGVGKTELAKALAEFLFGDESALVTLDMSEYSEKHTVSRLFGAPPGYVGYEEGGQLTEKVRRKPFSVVLFDEIEKAHPDLFNSLLQILEEGRLTDSQGRVVDFKNTIIIMTTNLGTKDIAKGVSTGFQFDQDTTTSYERMKRRVTEELKDHFRPEFLNRVDDTIVFPQLKQSEILEIVDLMVGKLDKRLAQQELRIVVTSEAKNLLAERGYDPVLGARPLRRAIQRDIEDVLSEKLLFGEFTRGQVIVVDVDKDNIPMSFTFKGQDADAPLPDDVEQIPAPAEINGLTAGVDSTRVGEGAQPSGLSAAN; this is encoded by the coding sequence ATGTTCGAAAGGTTTACCGACCGCGCTCGCCGAGTCATCGTGCTCGCGCAGGAGGAGGCCCGCAACCTCAAGCACAACTACCTCGGCACAGAACATATTCTTCTGGGACTCATTCGTGAGGGCGAGGGAGTAGCTGCCAAGGCGCTTGAAGCGCTGGGCATCACGCTTGACGATGTGCGGGCACAGGTCATTGACATTATTGGTGAAGGTCAGGAGCCCCCTTCGGGCCATATTCCCTTCACACCCCGGGCCAAGAAGGTCATCGAATACGCAATGCGCGAAGGGCTCCAGTTGGGCCACTCCTACATTGGTACCGAACACTTGCTCCTTGGCCTGACCCGCGAACCCGACGGTGTCGCGGCGCAGGTTCTGGTGAAACTCGGGGCGGATATGCCACGAGTCCGTAACCAGGTCAACCAGCTGATTTCCGGTTTCCAGGGCAAGGAGCCTGTGGGTGTTGGCAACGGCGCTCGCGAAGGCCAAAAGGCCGGCTCTACAGTGCTCGACCAGTTCGGCCGCAACCTGACGCAGTCGGCTCGTGAACACAAGCTCGATCCAGTCATTGGCCGTCACGTTGAGACCGAACGCGTCATGCAGGTTCTTTCGCGGCGCACCAAGAATAACCCTGTCCTCATTGGAGAACCTGGCGTGGGCAAGACTGCTGTGGTTGAGGGACTCGCGCAGGCCATCGCTTCGGGCGATGTCCCCGAGACCCTTAAGGACAAGCAGTTGTACTCGCTGGACATGGGATCACTGGTGGCCGGTTCGCGCTACCGCGGTGATTTCGAAGAGCGAATGAAGAAGATCCTCAAGGAGATCAACACTCGCGGCGACATCATCCTGTTCATTGATGAGATCCACACCTTGGTGGGAGCGGGAGCTGCGGAAGGCGCGCTGGACGCGGCGTCCTTGCTCAAGCCCATGATGGCTCGTGGTGAGCTTCAGGTAATTGGTGCGACCACCCTAGATGAGTACCGCAAGCACATTGAGAAGGATGCGGCCCTCGAACGCCGGTTCCAGCCGATTCAGGTGGACCAACCCACCATTGCGCAGGCAGTTGAGATCCTCAAGGGCCTTCGTGATCGGTACGAATCATTCCACCGTGTGACTATCACGGATGAGGCGCTTGAAGCTGCAGTGACCCTCTCGGATCGCTACGTCAATGATCGATTCCTGCCTGACAAGGCGATCGATCTGATTGACGAAGCCGGTGCACGCCTTGCCATTCGCAAGATGACTGCTCCTCCCGAACTGCGTGAACTGGATGAGAACATCGCTTCAGTTCGGCGGCAGAAGGAAGCTGCTATCGACGGCCAAGACTTCGAGAAAGCTGCGTCACTTCGTGACGAAGAACAGCGCTTGACTGGTCAGCGCGAAGAGCGTGAACAGGCTTGGAAAGATGGCGATATGGATGTGGTATCCGTGGTTGATGAGGACCTCATCAACGAGGTGCTCTCCATGTCTACCGGTATCCCTGTATTCCGCCTGACGGAAGCAGAATCCGCCAAGCTGCTGCGCATGGAAGACGAACTGCACAAGCGCGTCATTGGTCAGGACGAAGCCGTAACGGCTCTGTCTCAGGCTATTCGACGTACTCGTGCAGGCCTGAAGGACCCGAACCGGCCAGGTGGCTCGTTCATCTTTGCCGGTCCTACTGGCGTTGGTAAGACGGAGCTAGCCAAGGCTCTTGCCGAGTTCCTGTTCGGTGACGAATCAGCTCTGGTCACGCTCGACATGTCTGAATACTCTGAGAAGCACACGGTTTCACGCCTATTCGGTGCACCTCCTGGGTATGTGGGATACGAAGAGGGTGGCCAGCTAACTGAGAAGGTCCGCCGTAAGCCATTCTCGGTGGTGCTGTTCGATGAAATCGAAAAGGCTCATCCGGATCTGTTCAACTCGCTTCTCCAGATTCTGGAGGAGGGACGCCTAACCGATTCGCAGGGCCGGGTTGTTGACTTCAAGAACACGATCATCATCATGACCACCAACCTTGGAACAAAGGACATCGCCAAGGGTGTGAGCACTGGTTTCCAGTTCGATCAGGACACAACCACCTCATACGAGCGCATGAAGCGCCGCGTGACCGAGGAGCTGAAGGATCACTTCCGCCCCGAGTTCCTCAACCGTGTGGATGACACGATCGTGTTCCCGCAGCTCAAGCAGTCCGAGATCCTTGAGATCGTCGATCTGATGGTTGGCAAGCTGGACAAGCGCTTGGCGCAGCAGGAACTCCGCATCGTCGTTACCAGCGAGGCGAAGAACCTGCTGGCCGAACGCGGCTACGATCCGGTGTTGGGCGCACGCCCACTCCGCCGCGCGATTCAGCGCGACATCGAGGATGTGCTCTCCGAGAAGCTCCTGTTTGGCGAGTTCACTCGCGGGCAAGTGATTGTGGTGGACGTCGATAAGGACAACATCCCGATGAGCTTCACATTCAAGGGGCAGGACGCAGATGCGCCACTTCCTGATGATGTGGAGCAGATCCCGGCTCCTGCCGAGATCAACGGTTTGACTGCAGGTGTGGACTCGACCCGTGTTGGGGAAGGCGCTCAGCCAAGCGGACTTTCTGCAGCTAACTGA
- the dtd gene encoding D-aminoacyl-tRNA deacylase, with protein sequence MRAVVQRVKRASVTVGDEVVGKIDAGLCVLLGVTHTDGANEVAKTARKIAQLCLLRDSDGVDDASKRISAQEAGAPVLLVSQFTLYADVRKGRKPSWSHAAPGAMAEPVVEAVAAELRDVWGLRVEQGIFGEMMDVELTNDGPFTILIEV encoded by the coding sequence ATGCGGGCAGTAGTCCAACGCGTCAAACGCGCGAGTGTGACTGTTGGTGACGAAGTAGTTGGGAAGATCGACGCCGGATTGTGCGTGCTTCTGGGAGTGACCCACACAGATGGGGCTAACGAAGTTGCAAAGACCGCCCGCAAAATCGCCCAGCTGTGCCTTCTTCGAGATTCCGATGGGGTCGACGACGCAAGCAAGAGGATATCCGCTCAAGAGGCGGGCGCTCCTGTTCTTCTGGTTTCTCAGTTCACCCTCTATGCCGACGTTCGGAAGGGCCGCAAGCCCTCGTGGTCGCATGCCGCGCCGGGTGCGATGGCTGAGCCCGTGGTGGAGGCCGTGGCGGCGGAGCTCCGCGATGTGTGGGGATTGCGCGTCGAGCAAGGCATTTTCGGTGAGATGATGGACGTTGAACTGACTAACGATGGGCCGTTCACCATTCTGATTGAGGTCTAG
- a CDS encoding FABP family protein, which translates to MVFQIPENIAPECYPMAWLVDTWQGAGVLEYESIPAAGYLHELIIDNDLGGPYLRVRSDIWIAEEPAGAVDKEIPGGIMFDQLTKGQLWSSMSGYLRATPGSEARDGVTMIEATSASPAGHAMTWAGLIKGPQLQLQADAIAATPTASDFGGARIMGGLVNSDLFMAYDMAAFGLEMASYMAGRLSRA; encoded by the coding sequence ATGGTCTTCCAGATTCCAGAGAACATTGCGCCCGAATGCTATCCGATGGCGTGGCTCGTTGACACGTGGCAGGGCGCTGGAGTACTTGAATACGAGAGCATTCCAGCCGCTGGCTACCTCCACGAACTCATCATTGATAACGATCTTGGTGGTCCCTATTTGAGAGTCCGATCGGACATCTGGATTGCCGAGGAACCAGCCGGTGCCGTGGATAAAGAGATTCCAGGTGGCATCATGTTCGATCAACTGACAAAAGGCCAGCTCTGGAGCTCCATGTCAGGTTACTTGCGAGCGACTCCCGGATCGGAGGCACGTGACGGTGTCACAATGATTGAAGCCACCTCAGCATCACCCGCTGGTCACGCAATGACGTGGGCTGGCCTTATTAAGGGTCCTCAGCTTCAACTCCAAGCCGATGCCATCGCTGCCACACCCACCGCCAGCGACTTTGGCGGAGCCCGCATCATGGGCGGTTTAGTCAACTCTGACCTCTTCATGGCATATGACATGGCTGCTTTTGGTTTGGAGATGGCCAGCTACATGGCGGGAAGGCTTTCACGCGCATGA